Part of the Montipora foliosa isolate CH-2021 chromosome 13, ASM3666993v2, whole genome shotgun sequence genome is shown below.
CTAGACTGTATCATGagatatgcaaaatttgtgacgttttcactgccgtcgcgtcgtagatcttaaactttCCAATACTGCGTTCGATTCGTGTTTCGTCGCAACAACATCTACGGCCTGCGGCCAGGCTAGCCAAACAATAAGAATCTAAGATATCAATAActcaaataacaaataaaacttATTGTCCTTAATTGAGTTGTAGCTtgtatttgtataggtaatcacataaTTTCGAAtgcagtttggaataaataagcatggGTAAATTTtctcaaagacgaccaaaattgcatgagcccgtagggcgagtgcaatttgtagtctttgaaagaaaattacaaGTGCTTGTTTAGTctaaattgcacgagaaaaattaaGTGCATTCTTATTACTAatacaaatgaaaaaattcgagatggttaagcaggaGAAACGCACGCGTACCATTCATTcaatattgtgtatttagttatgtacctgtatatgctttgCATTTTAGCTGTCAATGTAATGTCTCGATATGaaagtatgtatgttacctttcaGAGGGCGCGTgggcacactttgtaatctgcgattccagtgcttaccatatggcagataaaatgacttgtctcttgaatatataagccatcgaattcttacgttaaattgacaagggcggtttggagctgtgagtaggcgtggaatttgtcacatatggtttaggggccgacatatctctccctcaatgccgtaccgggaggcaaggtcggtagcagaaagcagtgaagggccaactgcgtccaaaagcgatcgcacgggccgagatcccgggatgactcgtttggtacgacgctccagcgccggtgtctggaggtactgcgtttttctctcttgttcaaacattccgtcagcgcacgcgcaaatgttctggctcttcgatacttagactaccaaaaaaaattaacatgctgtttttttttttttttttttttttttaccagcaattgacatttcagttgatcagtcataggcataaacgtaacgtaagaaccgtgcgtatctggtcttgtctcagacagaggcgagagatggtttcatgcggactgggacgcctaaaatgctttgttgtaaacatggcggttcacgattgaagttgtctctctggcctttctgtggacgaattccaggacctactgacacaatctgagcaagttttgaaagctaaaaccttcaatcgatgcgttattttgctggtaggtctgggtggcccgacacttatgaaaaaaaccaTGAAATGAGATTCGGGAGTCTTACCTTGTCATGGAAtagcagaattacccagaattctttttgggcatgagcgaggcaacttaagaagcacgagactggccctcatcgaatcagaggaaacgatttctagccagttactcaggagtaggcctggtgtgtgctgttaacgtagagtctGGATTCagttctgaacaagtttttatcatagaaaaaaTGGACGaaaaagttgtgctttcatttcgctgtaatctagctcgtgtcaaagaaacggtataatgtaaatgagggAATAACGAGATTTCtatttgcagatcacctgtcctcttaccacttaagtcaaactctacagctctatgcaataagcgcattgaaaatcttcttatgcatgatcttcgcggaaattacattctgtccctcaataaacctaaaacaaccagttatggtcttagttttttttctaacgtatcagctaagttgcgaaatgcgctaccttaTTTtacccgtaccactgagtttactggttttaaaagagaatcgagggttgcattttcaagtgtaaagtgctaagtttctactaacgcttacatggttcatattgggtagaaacttagcactttacattacactctaatcagttaactctgttcaaaatataagtgctacacagccaacgtttgcagaaaacgtaatccttccttgaaACTGCAGAACAGTTATTCGTATCCAGCCTCCCTCGTCTTTTTAGGGAATGCAGTGAAACCTCTCTTAAGTAGCAACCCTCGGAGTAATGGCTAGTGGccgcttaaggtaattccctcgaaaatgacgtactattcAGTTTTCTGTTAAACTTGGAACAATTAatattcatgcacaggacattaaaaaaatgcagtaaaaagatggggtcatcttgcttgttttcgcgctgcgTGCTCTTAATgttttaccgaattacgcgagaagcgttcggAAACTTGATGAACCGAAAAAATTGTAGTTatatagcaaaagctactgaatattactgaaaacttgagcctacttgtttgtccCGGCCAAAATCTTTCAGTAACGTGATTTCAAATCCCTCGAACTTGCAAAAAAAGGTAGGCAAATTGGACTGCTACATCATCAACTCGCACTCGGTGCGTGGCTCCAAATGCAGCTTTCACGTCATTTAGAGATAAATACTACAACCTcaactatccaactttttttacCAATATGTTTcacgtgtacctattacgagtacaaAAAGCCATTAAAAAGAGGGGATCACcgtgctcgttcaggagaaaatagccattccttcacagattaagcttggcgtcagtgaaaatccgccattttatcaatgtgcgcgtGGTAACGCTtgcgccaatgacgcaagaaattatgcgcagtcGGATTGCGCattgcaaaaccagggaatcaccttaaggaaGCTCGAGGAGGCTTAAGGGGGCTTAGGgagcgcgcgcgtaagccacacgcGCAATTCTAAAAgatgctcgcgtcagctcatggtCCAaaacatcctcggagacccaggggcaaaagaaaatggcgacaaagaaaagcatagtggggcgcctccgcgatctgcccctgggtctccgaggacgGGTCtaaaatgggtcaccagaagtaaacaaataccgctaatttcgctcacctttcttctaattcctatatatatgaaatacaaaTAGCCATCTCCTTTTCACGAAagctacgaaaattctacacaaacggttttatgatcacttaaatccgtttatgttggcctgtagctccactcgcgcggaCTGTCGCACGGACTCGAATGAGCTgttgacgcatgcgtaaatgctgatcttgtaaccccctcatttttcctgattttgtaaCTTTACTTGTTTATATCTCTACTTCCGAACAACGTTCgataaattatctttttaacaatgtttattaaagaaaatatatttaagtAACAAAACTCGAGGCACCATCTGACACGggtttacaaacaaaacaaaaaaattcctgGACAGAAGAGTGGGGTCGGTGCCCGCTGGGCCCACCCCAGTACACTGGCGTTCTGATCCTAATTTTGTCCCGAAAGCCGATACGGACACGTCACGCACGAGTCACTTTGATCCTGTTTTGCCTAAAGAGGAATGAGAACCCTACAAAGTCGAGACTGTTCCTAGTTTAGACCGTGGATATCCCCGTTACTATGGAAATCTAGAGCAGCTGTTGTACCAGCAGCAACAGATGATAGGAATTCAACAGAAAACCTTTTAGACAATGGCATCCACAATTAAGCGGGGTTTCTCTTTGCCAAAAGATGATATCAGTAAATTGATGGCAACCGGCTAGATTATTGGAATTTTGTTCGCTCGTTTGATAATGGAATCGCTGGGAATGCATCTGACGATAGTGAAAGGTTGTGATATCTTacggccgggacacactaggcgacaagtcgcagcgacatgtctctgcgaaaAGTTGCTTCATAAACGAATCGCTGCGAcgcgacgcctgttcggtgcacacgcagtatctcgtatgagggggaatgtgaactagttttctaattcaatatggctgaccatatgaggctctctcattggttcatttatattttgtcgcagcgacttgttgccggaagtgtacacacgatgcgacaacgctgctttcgctaattttgtcgctgcgataagtcgcacgaattcaaactggtttgaattcgtgcgacagatcgcggcgacaaaattctgcagCAGCGACAATGATTATCATAAAAATTAACCGAGTCACACGAGGCAAATTGTTGCGGCGAcatgtccccgcgacgtgtcgcagcgacttattgCCAAGTGTGGCCTTTACAGTACTGCATTGAAGCTGCGAGAAATGTCATTAAAAGCTGTTCAGCCTTGAAACCATACGACCAACGTGGCTCATAGGATTGTCATTTCGTTTTGGATTCTTTTAGATACTTCGATTAATAGCGCTGACAACTTAAGGAGTGTTGTAGAAAGAATTCCGTTTCATCTTTCAATTCTAGATAGATACATAGTTCATTAAAAACTGCATCGCAGCCAATGGCTGAATTAcgcaattatttacaaatactTTACAAATACTATACAATACTTTAAACTTACAAATAAATCCTAAATATTAAGTCAAAactaattattaaaataatacTAAAAATTCTATATTATGTATTTGTGTTGAAACGTAAAATGTGAATATAAGTGGGATAAAACTACAGCCCTGATTATTTCGACATCGCATATATAAAAGTATTACTTATTCTGTTCGTACAAAGCTTCGGCATATTAAAATGGCATTGTTGTCTTAGATTATAGCGCGAGTTTTCAAAGACTGGTGGGAGGAGCACTTTCAGTTTATGATTTGGATCACTGAAAATGTTATCAAAAAGCTTCAGTTGCTACATAGTAAGTAATGATGCTCTAAAATGGGTGTTATCCCTACCTCTACTGCCAGGTTGCACTTTCCTGAGGTTATTATTGACATTGCCCTTTTCTTGAGTCGTGCCAGCTCGTTCTtcaaaggggctaggtcacacaattttaggcaatttcagcactgattgaatggtcatagaattaactaaaatatcaaaataactgttcaaaactatggaataactcttacaaaacacagggaagccaagaagggataTGGAtagacaaaactggagaggattgaaatggattgaatttgggtaaatttgaaaaacgtcggcccaccttttttcaaatttatatcagtctatatcaaaatgtcatttacaaaggtggaaaatcattctcagttgttatgtggccgtgattttccaaatgaaagactcttgctctgccaatttgaagtttagagctcataattaccaaaattaaacaaaattacctaaaatagcgtgacctagcccctttaagtgctGTGGGAGACCGCTGAAAAAGACAGGTGCTGCGTAATCTATAAAAGACCTCACGAACGATACATAAACAGTGTTAGATCTTGTTCCGGAACTCCCGCTCTTTTCAACTTGCCATCTAAATATTCATAAGTGTCGCCAAGGACACTCTAAATATGACACCTGCTTTACTTCAAGAGATTACTATGCCAGTCAGTGCTACGTCTTTCATGTATAACTACTTTCCTTGCACGAAAACGAAAGGCAAACACTAAAAAATCATCGGCTCCAGTTATACAAAATAGTGCGACGACTGGACTGAGACCTACGCATATTGTAGAGTGCACGTAAGAAACCATGAATTTTATTTGCACCTGCCTCATGAATGCTGTTGTTCCTCACGTCTAAAAAGATTAACGTATTATTAGTTTGCAGAGTTTCCACAAACTCAGCCGCTCCCGAATCACCAATGAGATTGAACCGCAAATTCAAATGACTCAAGGTGGCATTTGTTCTCAGTGTTCTTGCAAGTGCTACTGCGCCAGAAGAGTCTATCATGTTCCCATACAAATCTAGGTGAGTAAGCGCACTATTTGACTGAAGACTCTCTGCAAGTACAGTTGCAACCGGAGTTCCTATGAAGGTGTTTCTCATGTCCAAATGTGTTAGCACAAAGTTCACTCGTAACCCTTGTGCAAAGGATGCTGCCTGAGCTTCACTCTCCATGAGATGATTCCCTCTAAGATCTAAATTTACAAGCCCACGGTTAACCTGAACAGCGTGTCCGAGGGTGGCAACTCCGAAACCTTCGATTCTGTTTCCTCTCAAACAAAGGTGTGTTAGGGTGCAGTTTGATTTAAGTGATTCGCCAATCGCTGCAGCTCCTGCGGTGCTGATCCTATGGTCCCGGAGATCTAAACGCGCAAGCACAGAATTTGAACGAAGAGTTTGCGCAAATGCTGCTGCTCCTGCGTCGCCAATTCTCGTTCTTTTAACGTCTACACCTCTAAATAAAAAAAGGGGTTCCAAAGGATTGCCTCCAGGTAAATCCCGATATCCTAAATCTAAATAGGTCAGGGTACGGTTGGACTCCAAAGCCCTCGCAAGGGCAACAGCGCCTGGGTCGCCAATCTCGTTATGGCTGAGATCTAAATACTTTAGTGCACAGATAGACTGCAAGGCTCGTGCAAGATCCTCAGCTCCGGAGTTGTCAATATCATTTCTTTCTAAGTTCAAGTGAGTCAAAGTATCATTCGATTGAAGGGCTTTTGCAATTTCACTTGCTCCAGGACTGCCGATGGCACGACACCGCAAATTGAGGTGCGTTAGTGTGCAGTTTGAACAAAGAGCTCGAGCAAGTACTGCGGTTAGGCGAGCATGCTCGTTTCGTTTTCCCCAAAACATGCCGTTAGACGAAATAGACATTACATCTAAAATCTTCAGTCCACAGTTAGCCTGGAGAACACGTTCAACTGCTTCCTCTAATGCCTCAGTACAGGTGTGATGCCAGGAAAACAGAGTCAATGTACAATTAGATTTTAAGTACTCAAAGAGAGTCGGCATATTTCTGGGCATACCCGTGCAGTCAATGAAAGTGACTAGTTTGTGTATTGGAAAGGACGCTGCCAGAGTTTGGACCATTTTCTTCTGAGCATCAGTCAGTTCATTGTCACCGCCTTCAGATTCTGAAATGAGATTCAAAACTGATTCTAAAGTTTCAGCTCTCGTTCTTTCATCTTCAGTCAACCACCAGCAGAACCACTGTCTAATACCAGGAAAAACATTCAAAAAGTCGTCGCAGATGTCGAAGTCTTGGTCATTATCAGGACCAACGTCAAACTCGTCGTCGCTTTCTTGCTCATCCTCCTCTTCAATTGGCTGACTTCGGAAAGCATCACACAAACCTGAAATAACCAAAGCCGCGTCATCTCCACTCTTGCTTACCACCATTGTCAACAGAAACTTCCATAGCTGCCAGTACTTGAACACAGGATTGAGGTGTGCTAACTTAGCCACAGCTGAGTATTTATCACCCGAAAGAATCTCCTGGGCCAAGTGATATGCAGCAAAATATTCTTGAAAGGTCTTGTGTGTAAAGGAGAAACAAGGAATGGGTCTGAGTTTGCTGACACTAGCTTCCCGAGAAAGAAAGCACAGCGGAAGGAAATCGACAAGCTGACAATCCATCTCATCTTCGCTGAAATACATTCGGTCAACCTTCAGGGCTTCAAAGGCCACCTTTCCCAAATAATTCAGGTTATCTGAGAAAGTTTGAAGGGGATCCTTTGAGTCCGTGGGAATACCTTTCCTTGCAAAATATCTTCTAATAGCGCATGATACAAGTTGATCATACAGTTTGGTTTGATTTGAAGAAAATAGTCCTTTTGTATCTTCACAAAGCAGACACAACAAGGCTGTGTTCAGTGGATTTGAACTCAACTCCCtcagctcttcttcacaatttaattttttaatcaatttggCAGCAAGGCTCGGGTCCTCGTGATTACTGAAATACTTCGTAATGTAACTGTCGGCATCTTCCTTGGTGAAGCCAACAATCTCGAGAAGTGTGTCACAGTGGCGTCGGACTCTCATGCCTGCCTCATGACGAGCTGTTAAGATGACGTAAGTATTAGCAAATATTCTCCTTTGAATCAAGGGAAAGAGGCCTTTTAGGAGATTCTCGGGTAATTCGTCCAGTCCATCAAGAACCAATAAGATTTTGGATTGGttgcagcgaataaaatgaaagaagttttctttttccttcttgTCGGCATCCAGTGGCAACAGCTGATCATCAATAGCTTCTTCAATGTCAGCAGTCTTCATGTCACGGCACTTCAACAGAAGAAGCATCTTCACTGGAGGAAAAGAACCTTTCACTGATATGTTCTCCACAGACCAATCATATGCAAGCTTCTGACAATAAGTGGTTTTTCCCATTCCAGGTTGCCCCTCAATCAGCACAACCCTTGGATCCGCGCATTCTTCATGTGGCATGAATGCATCTGTCATTTGGACAACTTTATCTGTCAGCCTTGCTCGTTCTTTCTCTTTGCTGACTATCTTCAGTCTTGTAAAGACCTTGGACAATTTCAGCTGCAGATCATCTTCACACCACGGGAATGGACACAGTACAGCACCTTTATAATCTCGTCTGATGATATCTGCCAGTTGCTGAGGACAGACTgataagaaaacaaacaaacaaacaaacaaatcaatcaaTCTATATCAAAAGATATGACAGCTACTGAAATTTCTAATGTCCTTCCACCACTGATTTGTATGGGGTAGAAATCTGTTCAGCTTGCATAACTCACAAAAAGAGCCATTAACATAGACCACATTTATTTAGACCCTGAAAATTGAAAACGGAACCCATGAGAAATTTGGATATATGTAAGTGTATTCAAAGAAGCTGCAATTGAGAGAGCTTAAACAGAGCAAAGCAAAAGGGATCAGGGTCTCCTACAGCAAGAACAGCCTTTACATTTCCCATGTAGACTTGAGTGCAAAAGTGAGGCtcaataaaaaaatcaacaacaacaacaaatttaggctacatgtatttttctATCAACAAAGGAATTCCTTGACTTGATTTCGGCATACAAGCATACAATATAAACAGTTTGACTTTAAATATATGAAACACTCTCAGTCTACAACAAGTGCCCTGTCTGTCTTTATTACTATCATAATCTTGTTATCCAACAAAATCAACTGAGAGGAAAGAAATGGTTATCACCAGAAATTTGATGTTTTGTCACACACAACAGGATGATTCCACAGCAACAAAATTCTATTAATCTCTTCGATATTATCAGGCTAAATAGTGCTTAACCTAGTTAATGGGAATCATCATTGTACATGCAGAAAACTTACCAGGTGTCTCGATGGGAATTTCTTGACATGACATGGTTATGTCGGGTACTTTGGAATTTGTCAGGTCTTTCATTTTTTCTGTATTCAACAAGAAAATTATTCAACAGAGTGCTACATTTCACAACTCATCCAGAGAATCATAAGTGTGGTGAAACTTAACAAGAAATGTCCATATAAAGACGTCTTAATCAAACTATAATAAAGTTTCAACATTCCCTCAAGTATATCCGATTGTGACTCCACAACTTTACAAGCACCCTCAACACGGTATGCTGTCAGGACCTGTAGTATTAATTGCAAACAGCTCCTTCATATGATTTATCCATAACACATACATTTAATACATTTGAGAGGACCaaaatttggtctgaaaaaacCCTCTTCATTCAATTTTAAGATTGGCCTTTTCTATGAAGTGTTAAAGGAACCGCTCATACAGGTTGCAACAATCCTTGGGGACTTGTCCTATCTTGAATATGTGCTAATTGTACTAGACGATTACAAAACATAAACCCCACAATAAAAAAAAGTCATGTATCAGGAAGAATATGTCATGTCAAAATATCAGGCAAACATAACGGCAGAATTTTGACGTGAAATCTTTAAATATCGCCAATTAAAAGTTATTGCTCAATCATGACAATGACCTGATTTTTCGTTAGAGGAAAAAACCCTAACAGC
Proteins encoded:
- the LOC137982340 gene encoding NLR family CARD domain-containing protein 3-like isoform X1, yielding MATAASTGSSHLGVTDNQKRWLVAGIALNKILIPQIRPFVQQGINTEYNKLKTSYNIHGQSSSGRLQRWPARKLLKYENINGNDVHPRLPNGRLNYSSFDCRVTSDVDFARLYVENYMAKFTAFDDHCDASAVLSLLGGVPAFSSAIQSAAGDVRKARNDWAHCVFSKWDPAKFQQSFIKMDQLVRIMTLPHSDERKLLGELIDWETKGTQLCMNSPVDPALLQLVQQEVKSLQDSVDNMSLEFEAEKVKISHELGNIAISLEEMNRRLHRLETRQQSLECRADLADGRMDEFEEKMKDLTNSKVPDITMSCQEIPIETPVCPQQLADIIRRDYKGAVLCPFPWCEDDLQLKLSKVFTRLKIVSKEKERARLTDKVVQMTDAFMPHEECADPRVVLIEGQPGMGKTTYCQKLAYDWSVENISVKGSFPPVKMLLLLKCRDMKTADIEEAIDDQLLPLDADKKEKENFFHFIRCNQSKILLVLDGLDELPENLLKGLFPLIQRRIFANTYVILTARHEAGMRVRRHCDTLLEIVGFTKEDADSYITKYFSNHEDPSLAAKLIKKLNCEEELRELSSNPLNTALLCLLCEDTKGLFSSNQTKLYDQLVSCAIRRYFARKGIPTDSKDPLQTFSDNLNYLGKVAFEALKVDRMYFSEDEMDCQLVDFLPLCFLSREASVSKLRPIPCFSFTHKTFQEYFAAYHLAQEILSGDKYSAVAKLAHLNPVFKYWQLWKFLLTMVVSKSGDDAALVISGLCDAFRSQPIEEEDEQESDDEFDVGPDNDQDFDICDDFLNVFPGIRQWFCWWLTEDERTRAETLESVLNLISESEGGDNELTDAQKKMVQTLAASFPIHKLVTFIDCTGMPRNMPTLFEYLKSNCTLTLFSWHHTCTEALEEAVERVLQANCGLKILDVMSISSNGMFWGKRNEHARLTAVLARALCSNCTLTHLNLRCRAIGSPGASEIAKALQSNDTLTHLNLERNDIDNSGAEDLARALQSICALKYLDLSHNEIGDPGAVALARALESNRTLTYLDLGYRDLPGGNPLEPLFLFRGVDVKRTRIGDAGAAAFAQTLRSNSVLARLDLRDHRISTAGAAAIGESLKSNCTLTHLCLRGNRIEGFGVATLGHAVQVNRGLVNLDLRGNHLMESEAQAASFAQGLRVNFVLTHLDMRNTFIGTPVATVLAESLQSNSALTHLDLYGNMIDSSGAVALARTLRTNATLSHLNLRFNLIGDSGAAEFVETLQTNNTLIFLDVRNNSIHEAGANKIHGFLRALYNMRRSQSSRRTILYNWSR
- the LOC137982340 gene encoding NLR family CARD domain-containing protein 3-like isoform X2, whose translation is MAKFTAFDDHCDASAVLSLLGGVPAFSSAIQSAAGDVRKARNDWAHCVFSKWDPAKFQQSFIKMDQLVRIMTLPHSDERKLLGELIDWETKGTQLCMNSPVDPALLQLVQQEVKSLQDSVDNMSLEFEAEKVKISHELGNIAISLEEMNRRLHRLETRQQSLECRADLADGRMDEFEEKMKDLTNSKVPDITMSCQEIPIETPVCPQQLADIIRRDYKGAVLCPFPWCEDDLQLKLSKVFTRLKIVSKEKERARLTDKVVQMTDAFMPHEECADPRVVLIEGQPGMGKTTYCQKLAYDWSVENISVKGSFPPVKMLLLLKCRDMKTADIEEAIDDQLLPLDADKKEKENFFHFIRCNQSKILLVLDGLDELPENLLKGLFPLIQRRIFANTYVILTARHEAGMRVRRHCDTLLEIVGFTKEDADSYITKYFSNHEDPSLAAKLIKKLNCEEELRELSSNPLNTALLCLLCEDTKGLFSSNQTKLYDQLVSCAIRRYFARKGIPTDSKDPLQTFSDNLNYLGKVAFEALKVDRMYFSEDEMDCQLVDFLPLCFLSREASVSKLRPIPCFSFTHKTFQEYFAAYHLAQEILSGDKYSAVAKLAHLNPVFKYWQLWKFLLTMVVSKSGDDAALVISGLCDAFRSQPIEEEDEQESDDEFDVGPDNDQDFDICDDFLNVFPGIRQWFCWWLTEDERTRAETLESVLNLISESEGGDNELTDAQKKMVQTLAASFPIHKLVTFIDCTGMPRNMPTLFEYLKSNCTLTLFSWHHTCTEALEEAVERVLQANCGLKILDVMSISSNGMFWGKRNEHARLTAVLARALCSNCTLTHLNLRCRAIGSPGASEIAKALQSNDTLTHLNLERNDIDNSGAEDLARALQSICALKYLDLSHNEIGDPGAVALARALESNRTLTYLDLGYRDLPGGNPLEPLFLFRGVDVKRTRIGDAGAAAFAQTLRSNSVLARLDLRDHRISTAGAAAIGESLKSNCTLTHLCLRGNRIEGFGVATLGHAVQVNRGLVNLDLRGNHLMESEAQAASFAQGLRVNFVLTHLDMRNTFIGTPVATVLAESLQSNSALTHLDLYGNMIDSSGAVALARTLRTNATLSHLNLRFNLIGDSGAAEFVETLQTNNTLIFLDVRNNSIHEAGANKIHGFLRALYNMRRSQSSRRTILYNWSR